The following are encoded together in the Gadus chalcogrammus isolate NIFS_2021 chromosome 2, NIFS_Gcha_1.0, whole genome shotgun sequence genome:
- the LOC130371639 gene encoding adhesion G protein-coupled receptor E1-like, translating into MTTRELLLLAVHLSLVVSSLSECPPGFELTADGVCIDFDECEEFPEYPSDPVCGENAVCVNTNGSFRCMCEDGFETSRREQSFESDEGETCIDIPECEREKGLCEKHGEYAECHNSVPFYSCICKMGFIASSGLEILVDDDQCIDLNECQHENICGPNSSCVNTPGSHHCECKKGFALSSDQTTSEGAAEICKDVCEIDKTICGNGTCHPGKDGHVCACHAGSSNYGNKRSRCVELNCEVFTNALNQQESDPDVTSVLRMLKGSCLNLSESETPTSLDGEEFLERLLSMIDRLLSGGTVLDNKQVSFILSLVESSLGLIAPFMSKNRTQVSKAHTELELLLFKGPGFPQGPVTLLTKHAKLQMQWETAAGKNSTYPGFTALILLSYSTLENSTNRSFSGINVTKENSLQMNSKVVTVKVSNPDTAALQVPVTLTFNHLQRTDKANDSICVYWDSEADGGSWSTDGCDTLHSGANYTLCSCKHLSSFAVLMALHDIEDPYEMKVFTWVGLTLSLVCLFVCILTFALIRSIQSPRNSIHLHLCLSLFVANLVFLCGITRTENQTGCAVVAGLLHYFYLAAFCWMCLEGIQLFRMVVLVFNISFQTVRMMAVGYGVPAVIVAISALVNSGGYGTEKNCWLNLEGSFRWSFFGPVCFIITVNIFFFFVTVCKLAQKFSSLNPDLDNLHKIKAFTITAVAQLCVLGTTWIFGCFQFGNGPSAMAYVFTILNSLQGVLLFVMHCLLYKPVRDEYGKIFSRFSTPQKKYSEFTSSQSSKAQTSKSTQNTGESGI; encoded by the exons ATGACAACGAGGGAGCTCCTGCTTCTGG CTGTTCACCTCTCCCTGGTGGTCTCTTCCTTGTCTGAATGCCCTCCTGGATTTGAGTTAACCGCCGATGGTGTTTGCATTG ATTTTGACGAATGCGAGGAATTCCCAGAGTACCCTTCTGACCCTGTGTGCGGGGAAAACGCAGTGTGTGTCAACACAAACGGCAGCTTCCGCTGCATGTGTGAGGATGGCTTCGAAACTTCAAGAAGGGAGCAAAGCTTTGAGTCTGATGAGGGGGAAACATGCATAG ATATCCCCGAGTGTGAAAGAGAAAAAGGCCTTTGTGAAAAGCATGGAGAGTATGCAGAGTGTCACAACTCTGTGCCATTCTACTCCTGCATCTGCAAGATGGGATTCATCGCTTCCAGTGGGCTGGAGATTTTGGTAGACGATGACCAGTGTATTG ATTTGAATGAATGTCAACATGAGAATATCTGTGGGCCAAACTCCTCATGTGTTAACACTCCGGGAAGTCACCACTGTGAATGCAAAAAAGGGTTTGCATTGAGCTCTGACCAAACCACTTCCGAGGGGGCTGCAGAGATATGTAAAG ACGTCTGTGAGATTGATAAGACAATCTGTGGAAATGGAACCTGCCACCCGGGAAAAGAtggacatgtgtgtgcatgccacgCCGGATCCAGCAACTACGGCAACAAGAGGTCCCGCTGTGTTG AATTAAACTGTGAGGTGTTCACGAATGCGTTGAATCAACAAGAG AGTGATCCAGATGTAACTAGTGTCCTAAGGATGTTGAAGGGCAGCTGTCTGAACCTAAGCGAGAGCGAAACTCCCACCAGCTTGGACGGAGAGGAATTTCTTGAG AGGCTGTTGTCTATGATAGACAGGCTCCTTTCGGGCGGAACCGTCTTGGATAACAAGCAGGTATCCTTCATCCTGAGTCTAGTGGAGAGCAGCCTGGGTCTGATCGCTCCCTTCATGAGCAAGAACAGAACGCAGGTCTCCAAAGCTCACACAG AGTTGGAGCTGCTGCTGTTTAAAGGTCCTGGTTTCCCCCAGGGCCCTGTGACATTGTTAACTAAACATGCCAAGCTGCAGATGCAATGGGAAACAGCTGCTGGAAAAAACTCCACTTACCCAG gcTTTACAGCCCTGATCTTGCTGAGCTACTCAACCTTGGAGAACTCCACCAATCGGTCCTTTAGTGGGATCAATGTAACAAAAGAAAACAGCCTTCAGATGAATTCTAAAGTGGTTACGGTTAAAGTTAGTAACCCAGACACTGCCGCCCTCCAAGTGCCGGTGACATTAACCTTCAACCATCTGCAAAGA ACAGACAAGGCCAACGACTCGATCTGTGTTTACTGGGACTCGGAGGCCGACGGCGGGTCCTGGTCGACTGATGGCTGCGACACCCTCCACTCAGGTGCTAACTACACGCTGTGCTCCTGCAAGCACCTCAGCAGTTTCGCTGTCCTCATGGCCCTTCACGACATAGAG GACCCGTATGAGATGAAGGTGTTCACCTGGGTGGGTCTGACGCTATCACTGGTTTGCCTCTTCGTCTGCATCCTGACTTTCGCCCTGATCCGCTCCATCCAGAGCCCCAGGAACAGCATTCACCTCCACCTGTGCCTCAGTCTCTTTGTCGCCAACCTGGTCTTTCTTTGCGGCATCACTCGCACAGAGAACCAG ACCGGCTGTGCTGTGGTGGCAGGGCTGCTGCATTATTTCTACCTGGCGGCCTTCTGCTGGATGTGTCTGGAAGGCATTCAGCTCTTCAGGATGGTGGTCCTGGTCTTCAACATCAGCTTCCAGACGGTCCGCATGATGGCTGTGGGCTACGGAGTACCGGCGGTGATAGTCGCCATCTCCGCACTGGTCAATTCCGGCGGATACGGCACAGAGAAAAA TTGCTGGTTGAACTTAGAAGGTTCGTTCAGGTGGAGTTTCTTCGGTCCTGTCTGCTTCATCATCACA GTgaacattttcttcttcttcgtcacCGTGTGCAAGCTGGCACAGAAGTTCTCAAGTTTAAACCCTGACTTAGACAACTTACACAAGATCAA AGCTTTCACTATCACCGCTGTGGCCCAGCTGTGTGTACTTGGCACCACGTGGATCTTTGGCTGTTTCCAGTTTGGTAACGGCCCGTCAGCCATGGCTTACGTGTTCACCATCCTCAACAGTCTGCAAGGCGTTCTGCTCTTTGTAATGCACTGCCTGCTCTACAAACCG GTAAGAGATGAGTATGGAAAGATATTCTCCAGATTTTCCACACCACAGAAGAAGTATTCAGAGTTCACTTCCTCCCAGTCAAGCAAAGCACAG ACTTCCAAGAGTACCCAGAACACTGGGGAGTCTGGCATATGA